From the Pseudomonas baltica genome, one window contains:
- a CDS encoding NUDIX hydrolase, translating into MPQTALEHGKRMDYLHTIDMVVLHYCRKTQAIQVLLNRRQQAPFADSWALPGLVLNGSVRDVTMDEGVQRLVASSKIGLALDYIEQVATVGDAYRDPRCWSSSTIYLAILAQPAALSDEQKFVSLKSLESRETRLPFDHNELVDKVRERLYSKSLYTSLPLLFLGQEFSAPEATTVYSVVLGRPVLKTSIRQRLLKLVDEGFIAETGRKKSGEGIKAQATVENRRPGEVFYFDRSFA; encoded by the coding sequence ATGCCCCAGACCGCACTCGAACACGGCAAGAGAATGGACTACCTGCACACCATCGACATGGTCGTGCTGCATTATTGCCGCAAGACCCAGGCCATCCAGGTATTGCTCAACCGCCGCCAGCAAGCTCCCTTCGCTGACAGCTGGGCGCTGCCGGGGCTGGTACTCAACGGCAGTGTGCGCGATGTGACCATGGACGAAGGCGTGCAGCGCCTGGTGGCATCGAGCAAGATCGGCCTGGCGCTCGACTATATCGAGCAGGTCGCCACCGTCGGCGATGCCTACCGAGATCCGCGCTGCTGGTCGTCCTCGACCATCTATCTGGCGATTCTGGCCCAGCCAGCCGCCTTGAGCGACGAGCAGAAATTTGTGTCGCTCAAGTCCCTGGAAAGCCGCGAGACGCGCCTGCCTTTCGATCACAACGAGCTGGTCGACAAGGTTCGCGAGCGGTTGTATTCGAAGTCGCTGTACACCAGCTTGCCGTTGCTGTTTCTGGGGCAGGAATTCAGTGCGCCGGAGGCGACGACGGTGTATTCGGTGGTACTGGGGCGGCCGGTGCTCAAGACCAGCATTCGCCAGCGGTTGTTGAAGCTGGTGGATGAGGGGTTTATCGCTGAGACCGGGCGCAAGAAATCCGGCGAGGGGATCAAGGCGCAGGCCACGGTGGAGAATCGGCGGCCGGGAGAGGTGTTCTATTTTGATCGTTCATTCGCCTGA
- a CDS encoding nicotinamidase, giving the protein MTLSKLTTASFDVDAQKSFTPLCPDELPVAGGEQIGSELNFMARFASLRVGSKDAHASNPAWLVTGHENMLQPTGLKHADLTWVSHCVPGTEGFTLLDELPTPYDYDYFVWKGVEPDLHPYGACYHDLDNKLSTGVIEFLKAKDIERVIVGGLALDFCVKTTALQLASAGFAVLLYLPACRGISEQGGIDALAAMQQAGIQVISDQPALIAATQE; this is encoded by the coding sequence ATGACTCTAAGCAAACTCACCACCGCGTCATTCGATGTCGATGCGCAGAAGTCCTTCACCCCGCTGTGCCCTGACGAGCTGCCGGTGGCAGGTGGCGAGCAGATCGGCAGCGAGCTGAACTTCATGGCTCGTTTCGCCAGCCTACGGGTCGGCAGCAAGGACGCCCACGCCAGCAATCCCGCCTGGCTCGTGACCGGCCACGAGAACATGCTCCAGCCCACCGGCCTCAAGCATGCCGACCTCACCTGGGTCAGCCACTGCGTACCGGGCACCGAAGGCTTCACCCTGCTGGACGAATTACCCACTCCCTATGACTACGACTACTTCGTGTGGAAGGGCGTGGAGCCGGATCTGCATCCTTACGGCGCCTGCTACCACGATCTGGACAACAAGCTGTCCACGGGTGTCATCGAGTTCCTCAAGGCCAAGGACATCGAACGCGTGATCGTTGGCGGTTTGGCTTTGGACTTTTGCGTCAAGACCACGGCCCTGCAACTGGCTTCAGCGGGTTTTGCGGTGCTGCTGTACTTGCCTGCCTGCCGCGGTATCAGTGAACAGGGTGGCATCGACGCGCTGGCGGCGATGCAGCAAGCAGGGATTCAGGTCATCAGCGATCAACCGGCGTTGATCGCGGCCACTCAGGAGTAA
- the nadE gene encoding ammonia-dependent NAD(+) synthetase, with protein sequence MNIQTRLQADIQVALGIDPSIIDAATARTEITRRVEFIKGVLLDSGAKALVLGISGGVDSSTAGRLCQLAVEQLRGEGHAVKFVAVRLPYKTQADEQDAQLALQFIQADAVTTVNIADAVDGLMANIHLDGLQPSAELTDFAKGNVKARSRMLAQYAIANFVGALVVGTDHGAEAVMGFFTKFGDGACDLAPLSGLTKGQVRLLAETLGAPAQLVGKPPTADLEELVPGKLDEVAYGCTYADIDNYLLGKPLPAGAVAIIEAAYLKTAHKRALPIVPE encoded by the coding sequence ATGAACATTCAAACCCGTCTGCAAGCCGACATCCAGGTCGCACTGGGTATCGATCCAAGCATCATCGATGCCGCGACTGCCCGCACCGAGATCACCCGCCGAGTCGAATTCATCAAGGGCGTGCTGCTCGACTCCGGCGCCAAGGCGTTGGTGCTGGGCATCAGCGGCGGGGTCGATTCATCGACGGCGGGGCGCCTGTGCCAGTTGGCGGTCGAGCAGTTGCGCGGCGAGGGGCACGCGGTCAAGTTCGTCGCGGTGCGCCTGCCCTACAAGACCCAGGCCGACGAGCAGGATGCGCAGCTGGCGCTGCAGTTCATCCAGGCCGACGCGGTAACCACCGTCAATATTGCCGACGCAGTGGATGGCCTGATGGCCAATATCCACCTCGACGGCCTGCAGCCGAGCGCCGAGCTCACCGACTTCGCCAAGGGCAACGTCAAGGCCCGCAGCCGGATGCTGGCGCAATACGCCATCGCCAACTTCGTCGGCGCCTTGGTGGTCGGCACTGACCACGGTGCGGAAGCGGTGATGGGCTTTTTCACCAAGTTCGGCGATGGCGCCTGTGACCTGGCGCCGCTGTCGGGGCTGACCAAAGGCCAGGTACGGCTGCTGGCCGAGACCTTGGGCGCGCCCGCGCAACTGGTCGGCAAGCCGCCCACGGCGGACCTTGAAGAGCTAGTGCCGGGCAAGCTGGACGAGGTGGCCTACGGCTGCACCTACGCTGACATCGACAACTATCTGCTAGGCAAGCCGCTGCCAGCGGGGGCGGTGGCGATCATCGAAGCGGCGTATCTCAAGACGGCGCACAAACGGGCGTTGCCGATCGTGCCTGAATGA
- a CDS encoding 2OG-Fe(II) oxygenase — protein MNNVIDLQRYPLDREGTEEWTALVHRAREDLQRDGMFSLEGFVLAEQVQRAAAQIQPIMASQSHTHKRSHNIYFKPQIPELPADHPALRSVETVSHTLCADQLQDTLVTAVYEYPGLVAFLAAVMEKTALHVMTDPLARVNVMSYRQGETLNWHFDRSEFTTTLLLQAPDQGGEFQYRSDLRSNDDPNYAGVAQLLEGHDPKVQSLQLQAGTLNVFRGKNTAHRVTPVRGQRERMVAVFSYYEKPGVMFTAEEQIGFYGRAS, from the coding sequence ATGAACAACGTCATCGATCTGCAACGTTACCCGCTGGACCGGGAGGGGACTGAAGAATGGACCGCTTTGGTCCATAGGGCACGTGAGGATCTGCAACGCGACGGCATGTTCAGCCTCGAAGGCTTCGTGCTCGCCGAACAGGTGCAACGGGCCGCAGCGCAGATTCAGCCGATCATGGCCAGCCAGTCCCATACCCACAAGCGCTCGCACAACATCTACTTCAAGCCGCAGATTCCCGAGCTGCCTGCCGACCACCCTGCCCTTCGCAGTGTCGAGACCGTCAGCCACACCCTGTGCGCCGATCAGTTGCAAGACACCTTGGTCACCGCCGTATACGAATATCCCGGGCTGGTCGCCTTCTTGGCCGCGGTCATGGAAAAAACCGCGCTGCACGTCATGACCGACCCTTTGGCGCGGGTCAACGTGATGAGCTATCGCCAGGGCGAAACCCTGAACTGGCACTTCGACCGCTCGGAATTCACTACTACCCTGCTCCTGCAGGCACCCGACCAAGGCGGGGAATTCCAGTACCGCAGTGACTTGCGCAGCAACGACGACCCCAACTACGCAGGCGTCGCGCAGTTGCTCGAGGGGCACGATCCAAAGGTGCAGTCGCTGCAACTACAAGCCGGCACCCTGAATGTGTTCCGCGGCAAAAATACCGCGCACCGGGTCACCCCCGTGCGCGGCCAGCGTGAACGCATGGTGGCGGTGTTTTCCTACTACGAAAAACCGGGGGTGATGTTCACCGCCGAAGAGCAGATCGGCTTCTACGGTCGGGCGTCCTGA
- a CDS encoding substrate-binding domain-containing protein, which produces MNKRPATLRGIAQALDIHVSTVSRVLNGNLDHAGRAASKETIERIRALAASLDYQPNTHARTLKTRHSHEIAVLVPRLSDIVLATIYEGIDEAAGAERYTTFVANTLDRPERQRERAERALARNVAGLIISDVHCTAEPGFLEELQERQVPFVLVSRRRGEHCSVTSDDEMGGRLVAEHLYSQGHTRVAVIAGEPHSSNARDRTASFVAYYRERGIEIGAERIIPGHFDTEAGFSIGERLLAHPQPPTAIFAVNDFLAIGLFGAMRHRGLVAGRDIAVVGYNDTPLAAHLQLTSISTSMHAQGMRAVETLLMRIKGEPVQSHRFPAALIVRDSSVCSP; this is translated from the coding sequence ATGAACAAACGCCCGGCCACGCTTCGCGGTATCGCCCAGGCACTCGACATCCATGTGTCTACGGTGTCCCGCGTGCTCAACGGCAACCTCGACCACGCCGGGCGGGCCGCGTCCAAAGAGACCATCGAGCGCATCCGCGCCCTGGCCGCCAGCCTCGATTACCAGCCCAATACCCATGCGCGCACCCTCAAGACCCGGCACAGCCACGAGATCGCCGTGCTGGTACCGCGGCTGTCGGATATCGTCCTGGCGACCATCTATGAGGGAATCGACGAAGCCGCCGGGGCCGAGCGCTATACCACTTTCGTGGCCAACACTCTGGACCGCCCCGAGCGCCAGCGCGAACGTGCCGAACGCGCCCTGGCGCGCAATGTCGCGGGCCTGATCATCAGCGATGTGCATTGCACGGCCGAGCCGGGTTTTCTGGAAGAGCTGCAGGAGCGCCAGGTGCCTTTCGTGCTGGTCAGCCGCCGCCGCGGCGAGCATTGCTCGGTCACCTCGGACGACGAAATGGGGGGCCGCCTGGTCGCCGAGCATCTGTACTCCCAAGGCCATACCCGTGTTGCCGTGATCGCCGGCGAGCCGCACAGCAGCAACGCGCGGGACCGCACCGCAAGTTTCGTGGCGTATTACCGCGAACGCGGCATAGAGATCGGCGCCGAGCGCATCATCCCCGGCCACTTCGACACCGAGGCCGGGTTCAGCATCGGCGAACGCTTGCTCGCCCATCCACAGCCACCGACGGCGATCTTCGCCGTCAACGACTTTCTGGCGATCGGTCTGTTCGGCGCGATGCGCCATCGCGGCCTGGTGGCCGGCCGCGACATCGCCGTGGTCGGCTACAACGACACGCCCCTGGCAGCCCACCTGCAACTGACCAGCATCAGCACCAGCATGCACGCGCAGGGAATGCGCGCGGTGGAAACCCTGCTCATGCGCATCAAGGGTGAGCCGGTGCAGTCACATCGGTTTCCGGCGGCGTTGATTGTGCGGGACAGTAGTGTGTGTTCGCCCTGA
- a CDS encoding transporter substrate-binding domain-containing protein, which translates to MGHTYRVTSKILACAALSASVMFSGFTLAKDWSTVRVATEGAYEPWNTTLPSGEISGFEPELLKDLCTRLKLDCQLQAQDWDGMIAALNAGKFDVLMDAIVITPDRAQVVAFSHPYANTQGVFASADPKIIASMPSTDVLKLSGDATADKAVIDTFKALVKGKVLGIQSGTAYTEFVEKNFNDIATIREYKKSGEHMMDLSAGRIDLAFDDVTFFASALENPDNKAVHMVGPKIGGQIWGPGEALAFRKSDDDLREKFNQALTAALADGTVQRLSQKWFKADIRP; encoded by the coding sequence ATGGGTCACACCTACCGCGTCACCAGTAAAATCCTCGCCTGCGCCGCCCTCAGCGCCAGCGTGATGTTCTCGGGTTTTACCTTGGCCAAGGACTGGAGCACCGTTCGGGTCGCCACCGAAGGGGCCTATGAACCCTGGAACACCACCCTGCCGAGTGGCGAGATTTCCGGGTTCGAACCCGAACTGCTCAAGGACTTGTGCACCCGGCTCAAGCTCGATTGCCAACTGCAGGCGCAGGATTGGGACGGGATGATCGCCGCCTTGAACGCCGGCAAGTTCGATGTGCTGATGGATGCCATCGTGATCACTCCGGACCGCGCCCAAGTGGTCGCCTTCTCCCACCCCTATGCCAACACTCAAGGCGTGTTCGCCAGTGCCGATCCGAAGATCATCGCCTCCATGCCCAGCACCGACGTGCTCAAGCTCAGCGGTGATGCAACGGCGGACAAAGCCGTCATCGACACCTTCAAGGCATTGGTCAAGGGCAAGGTGCTGGGCATCCAGTCCGGGACCGCCTACACCGAATTCGTGGAAAAGAACTTCAACGACATCGCCACCATTCGCGAATACAAGAAGTCCGGCGAGCACATGATGGACCTCAGTGCCGGGCGCATCGACCTGGCCTTCGACGACGTGACTTTCTTCGCCTCCGCGCTGGAAAACCCGGACAACAAGGCCGTGCACATGGTCGGGCCGAAGATCGGCGGGCAGATCTGGGGCCCAGGCGAGGCCTTGGCGTTTCGCAAAAGCGATGACGACCTGCGCGAGAAATTCAATCAGGCACTGACCGCGGCGCTGGCAGATGGCACGGTGCAACGGCTGTCGCAGAAATGGTTCAAGGCGGATATTCGGCCCTGA
- a CDS encoding dihydrodipicolinate synthase family protein, whose product MLNTAKGVYIVAQTPFDEAGNVDLDSIDTLVDFYREHGANGFTVLGVSGEAGKLSAAEARQVAQRYIQCAEGLPVIVGVSHPSLAQLADFSNEVMDLGAAGVMIAPPTGLQTDEDILGYFAEVYRRIEDTPTVLQDFPFASKVAMSVPVIQQLINRHAEIQLIKEEDLPCLNKISRLRTGMSRRVAILTGNNAMYLPLELQRGADGPMAGFSYPEMLSQVYTLHQAGRFEEADDLFDVYLPLLRYEAMGFWGVCARKEVMRRRGAIRHATMRTPGPKLSTEDLGEIDRLVTRLERRLGR is encoded by the coding sequence ATGTTGAATACTGCAAAGGGCGTCTACATCGTGGCGCAGACGCCGTTCGACGAGGCGGGAAACGTCGATCTCGACAGCATCGATACCCTGGTAGATTTCTACCGTGAACACGGCGCCAATGGCTTCACCGTACTTGGCGTCAGTGGCGAGGCCGGCAAGCTCAGCGCCGCCGAAGCCCGCCAGGTGGCGCAACGTTATATTCAGTGCGCCGAGGGCCTGCCGGTGATTGTCGGCGTCAGTCATCCGAGCCTGGCGCAACTCGCCGATTTCAGCAACGAAGTCATGGATCTGGGCGCCGCCGGCGTGATGATCGCGCCGCCCACCGGGCTGCAGACTGACGAAGACATCCTTGGCTACTTCGCCGAGGTCTATCGACGCATCGAAGATACGCCCACGGTGCTGCAGGACTTCCCCTTCGCCTCCAAGGTGGCGATGTCGGTGCCGGTCATCCAGCAACTTATCAACCGTCACGCAGAAATCCAGCTGATCAAGGAAGAGGACCTGCCCTGCCTCAACAAGATCAGCCGGCTGCGTACCGGGATGAGCCGTCGCGTGGCGATTCTGACCGGCAATAACGCCATGTATCTGCCGCTCGAATTGCAACGCGGTGCCGATGGCCCGATGGCCGGTTTCTCCTACCCGGAGATGCTCTCGCAGGTCTACACCCTGCACCAGGCCGGGCGCTTCGAAGAGGCCGACGATTTGTTCGATGTCTACCTGCCGCTGCTGCGTTATGAGGCCATGGGGTTCTGGGGCGTCTGCGCGCGCAAGGAGGTGATGCGCCGCCGCGGTGCCATTCGCCACGCGACGATGCGCACGCCGGGGCCAAAGCTGTCGACCGAGGACCTTGGCGAAATCGACAGGCTGGTCACCCGTTTGGAGCGCCGTCTAGGCCGCTGA
- the pncB gene encoding nicotinate phosphoribosyltransferase: MESAYIQQPRIINSLLDNDFYKFSMMQAVLHQLPNVEVEYKFIVRSREDLTHLIPDLREQLESLVSLEMRDDELRFLFDARFREYLTPDFQRFLGLFRFKFSYVHIGVEDGQLAIRVRGPMLHCILFEMPILATVSELRNRHRYPDATLSQVRDRLYQKFEWLEKNASKEELSQLRVSDFSTRRRLSFAAQREVVSVMQRDFPGVFVGTSNAQLAYEFNLPLIGTMAHEWLMVHQQLTRLDQSQSMALERWVQEYRGRLGIALTDCISTDFFLKTFDLYFAKLYDGLRQDSGDPCVWADKVIARYEALRIDPRSKELMFSDSLNFEKALNIFRHVGGRARAGFGIGTNLACDVEGVEPLSIVMKLVKVHGQPVVKFSDDPIKNVCEDPSFLRYAASVFGVDTVNDQGAK; the protein is encoded by the coding sequence ATGGAAAGCGCATACATCCAACAACCACGGATCATCAACAGCCTGCTGGACAACGACTTCTACAAGTTCTCGATGATGCAGGCCGTGCTGCACCAATTGCCGAACGTCGAGGTCGAGTACAAGTTCATCGTTCGCTCCAGGGAAGACTTGACGCATCTGATTCCGGACCTGCGCGAGCAGCTCGAAAGTCTGGTCAGCCTCGAGATGCGTGATGACGAGCTGCGGTTCTTGTTCGATGCGCGCTTTCGTGAATACCTGACGCCTGATTTTCAGCGCTTTCTGGGGCTGTTCCGCTTCAAGTTCAGCTACGTGCACATCGGTGTCGAGGACGGCCAGTTAGCCATCCGCGTGCGCGGCCCGATGCTGCACTGCATCCTGTTCGAAATGCCGATCCTGGCCACCGTCAGCGAGCTGCGCAATCGCCATCGCTACCCGGATGCGACCTTGAGCCAAGTGCGCGATCGGCTGTATCAGAAGTTCGAATGGCTGGAGAAAAACGCCTCCAAAGAGGAGCTGTCGCAGTTGCGGGTGTCTGACTTCTCCACCCGCCGGCGTTTGTCGTTCGCCGCTCAGCGTGAAGTGGTCAGCGTGATGCAGCGCGACTTCCCCGGCGTGTTCGTCGGCACTTCCAACGCGCAGTTGGCCTATGAATTCAACCTGCCGCTGATCGGCACCATGGCCCACGAATGGCTGATGGTCCACCAGCAGCTGACGCGCCTCGATCAGAGCCAGAGCATGGCCTTGGAACGCTGGGTACAGGAGTACCGCGGGCGCCTGGGCATCGCGTTGACCGATTGCATCTCGACGGACTTTTTCCTCAAGACCTTCGACCTGTACTTCGCCAAACTTTATGACGGCTTGCGCCAGGATTCGGGTGATCCGTGCGTGTGGGCCGACAAGGTCATCGCCCGTTACGAGGCGCTGCGCATCGACCCCAGGAGCAAGGAATTGATGTTCTCCGACAGCCTGAATTTCGAGAAGGCGCTGAATATTTTCCGCCACGTCGGTGGCCGCGCCCGCGCGGGTTTCGGCATCGGCACCAATCTGGCCTGCGACGTCGAAGGCGTCGAGCCGCTGAGCATCGTCATGAAGCTGGTCAAGGTGCACGGCCAGCCGGTAGTGAAGTTCTCCGACGATCCGATCAAGAACGTCTGCGAAGACCCAAGCTTTTTGCGCTACGCCGCCAGCGTGTTCGGCGTCGACACCGTCAACGACCAGGGAGCCAAGTGA
- a CDS encoding enolase C-terminal domain-like protein codes for MSHITRVEIFDFTYDVHNLASQGEHTHNHVAYKKGGKMTLSKYAVVIETNDGVRGEYVAMWGGTRPALAQSLMLAPDLLGRNPNDREAIYDEFKRKLHHFDHMGHGPIDIALWDLTGKQLGASIQTLLGGYRSRLKAYASTFHGDRNGGLDSPEAYGEFAVRCREMGYKGYKIHGWFDGNPREEAAAILQTRKAVGNSMELMYDGACDLKTFADALYVGKACDEAEYFWFEDPYRDAGLSAFSHKKLREMLKTPLLIGEHVRGLEPKADFVIAGGTDFVRVDPEYDMGITGAIKTARMAEAFGLDVEIHAVGPAHRHVMGAIRNSNFYEIALVGPDCANNIPQVYTCGYSDQIDCIDADGTVPVPTGPGLGVTYDWEYIKRHTTAHHVFDLNKR; via the coding sequence ATGTCGCACATCACTCGCGTCGAAATCTTCGATTTTACCTACGACGTCCACAACCTCGCCTCCCAGGGCGAGCACACGCACAACCACGTGGCCTATAAAAAAGGCGGCAAAATGACTCTGTCCAAGTACGCCGTGGTCATCGAAACCAACGACGGTGTGCGGGGTGAATACGTCGCCATGTGGGGTGGCACTCGCCCAGCCCTTGCCCAGTCACTGATGCTTGCCCCGGACCTGCTCGGCCGCAACCCCAACGACCGCGAAGCCATCTACGACGAGTTCAAGCGCAAGCTGCACCACTTCGATCACATGGGCCACGGCCCGATCGACATCGCCTTGTGGGACCTCACCGGCAAGCAGCTCGGAGCCTCTATCCAGACCTTGCTCGGGGGCTATCGCAGCCGCCTCAAAGCCTACGCAAGCACCTTCCACGGCGACCGCAACGGCGGTCTCGACAGCCCCGAAGCCTATGGCGAATTCGCCGTGCGCTGTCGCGAAATGGGCTACAAGGGCTACAAGATCCACGGCTGGTTCGATGGCAATCCCCGAGAAGAAGCCGCCGCGATCCTGCAAACCCGCAAGGCGGTCGGCAACAGCATGGAGCTGATGTACGACGGCGCCTGCGACCTCAAGACCTTTGCCGACGCGCTCTACGTGGGCAAGGCCTGCGACGAGGCCGAGTACTTCTGGTTCGAAGACCCTTACCGTGACGCCGGGCTCTCGGCGTTCTCGCACAAGAAGCTGCGCGAAATGCTCAAGACCCCACTGCTGATCGGCGAACACGTGCGCGGCCTCGAACCCAAAGCAGACTTCGTGATTGCCGGCGGCACCGACTTCGTTCGCGTCGACCCCGAATACGACATGGGCATCACCGGCGCCATCAAGACCGCGCGCATGGCCGAGGCCTTCGGCCTGGATGTCGAGATTCATGCCGTCGGCCCGGCGCACCGCCACGTGATGGGCGCGATCCGCAACTCCAATTTCTACGAAATCGCCCTGGTCGGCCCCGACTGCGCGAACAACATTCCGCAGGTCTATACCTGCGGGTACTCCGACCAGATCGACTGCATCGACGCTGACGGCACCGTGCCCGTCCCCACCGGTCCGGGCCTGGGGGTCACCTATGACTGGGAATACATCAAGCGCCACACCACCGCCCATCACGTCTTCGATCTGAACAAACGCTAA
- a CDS encoding LysR family transcriptional regulator: MIGFAQLRCFVAVATELHFGRAAVLLHMTQPPLSRQIQLLEDQLGVLLLQRTSRSVSLTPAGVAFLGEARKLLEQSERAIQVARRAANLLSGSVTVGFMGSAAYSFLPKLAELAQVELPNIEVIFREMTTRDQLQALPFGRIDLGLIRPGLEQKGQESVCIDKGDLALAVSRNHPLASRRQMVALKQLDDMPFIMYTQVGWYFHDLLMSMFERAGVKPRYVQFMDQTHAILSLVSAGMGVAIVPEDARNACFENVVFKPIQAQVQYETHAIWRADDHDPVVAAVREIVLRQRV; the protein is encoded by the coding sequence ATGATAGGTTTCGCGCAGCTCCGATGCTTCGTCGCGGTAGCCACCGAACTGCACTTCGGCCGGGCAGCGGTGCTGCTGCACATGACGCAACCGCCGTTGAGCCGGCAGATTCAATTGCTCGAAGACCAGCTCGGGGTGCTGTTGCTGCAACGCACTTCGCGTTCGGTGTCTCTGACTCCGGCCGGTGTGGCGTTTCTGGGCGAGGCGCGCAAGCTGCTGGAGCAGAGCGAGCGGGCCATTCAGGTGGCCAGGCGCGCGGCCAATCTGCTCAGCGGCTCGGTGACGGTAGGTTTCATGGGCTCGGCGGCGTACAGCTTCCTGCCCAAGCTGGCGGAGCTGGCCCAGGTGGAGCTGCCGAACATCGAGGTGATCTTTCGCGAGATGACCACCCGCGATCAGCTGCAGGCCTTGCCCTTCGGCCGTATCGATCTGGGGCTGATCCGTCCGGGGCTGGAGCAGAAGGGACAGGAGTCGGTCTGTATCGACAAGGGCGATCTGGCGCTGGCGGTGTCGCGCAATCATCCGCTGGCTTCGCGCCGCCAGATGGTGGCGCTCAAGCAGCTCGATGACATGCCCTTCATCATGTACACCCAGGTGGGCTGGTACTTCCATGACTTGCTCATGAGCATGTTCGAGCGGGCCGGGGTCAAGCCGCGTTATGTGCAGTTCATGGACCAGACCCATGCGATTCTGTCGTTGGTGAGTGCGGGCATGGGCGTGGCGATCGTGCCCGAGGATGCGCGTAATGCGTGCTTCGAGAACGTGGTGTTCAAGCCGATTCAGGCGCAGGTTCAGTATGAGACCCATGCCATCTGGCGCGCTGACGACCATGATCCGGTAGTCGCGGCGGTGCGGGAGATAGTTTTACGGCAGCGGGTTTAA
- a CDS encoding MgtC/SapB family protein, which translates to MNAWWQEVCDTLVLEFADITDASQLTRVTIRLLMAAVLGGILGFERESQGKSAGVRTHMLVSLGAALFVLVPSLGGAEQDAMSRVVQGVVAGIGFLGAGTILKNSTRDPQRVKGLTTAAGLWMTAAIGVATGMGKEATALLSTLLALLVLSVMPWLLSRFESEPR; encoded by the coding sequence ATGAATGCATGGTGGCAGGAAGTCTGTGACACGTTGGTGCTCGAGTTCGCCGATATCACCGACGCTTCGCAATTGACGCGGGTGACCATCCGCTTATTGATGGCGGCGGTACTGGGCGGCATTCTGGGCTTCGAGCGCGAGTCCCAAGGCAAATCGGCGGGGGTGCGCACGCATATGCTGGTATCGCTGGGTGCGGCGCTGTTCGTGTTGGTACCCAGCCTTGGTGGCGCCGAGCAGGACGCCATGAGCCGTGTGGTTCAGGGCGTGGTGGCCGGTATCGGCTTCCTGGGGGCTGGCACGATACTCAAGAACAGCACCCGGGACCCCCAACGCGTCAAAGGCCTCACTACCGCGGCGGGCCTCTGGATGACCGCCGCGATTGGTGTGGCCACCGGCATGGGCAAGGAAGCCACGGCATTGCTGAGCACCTTGTTGGCACTGCTGGTGCTCAGCGTGATGCCGTGGCTCCTGAGTCGCTTCGAGAGTGAGCCGCGTTGA
- a CDS encoding LysR substrate-binding domain-containing protein — translation MKRLPPLNAVRTFEVAARLGSFAMAGRELGVSAAAVSQQVRHLEEYFGKKLFMRNGNRLSLTDAGLAIYPQTSRALDEIATMTTRILEGELRTRLIVSVPFSLAEGWLAPKLASLLEIYPQLSVDVRVEDDPVDLARHDVDIRVSYGDYHYPSLTAIALFHDQVVPLCAPELWYRHGNPTFDLSQVHESLFIHTQWGPNYASHPTWSEWYAQQVGQPAPDPAQGRRSGLSSLSITLARLGCGIALGQKLLAQADLEAGRLLALSAASLPLGHAYCAFVPADKCKRANVQRFIELLGGETLGSTGSSR, via the coding sequence TTGAAACGACTACCGCCGCTCAATGCCGTCAGGACTTTCGAAGTGGCCGCCCGCCTGGGCAGCTTCGCCATGGCCGGCCGGGAGCTGGGCGTATCGGCGGCAGCGGTCAGCCAGCAGGTGCGTCATCTGGAGGAGTATTTTGGCAAGAAGCTGTTCATGCGCAACGGTAATCGCCTGTCGCTGACCGACGCCGGCCTGGCGATCTATCCGCAGACTTCGCGCGCGCTGGACGAAATCGCGACCATGACCACGCGCATTCTCGAGGGTGAGTTGCGCACGCGGCTGATCGTCAGCGTGCCGTTCTCCTTGGCCGAGGGCTGGCTGGCGCCCAAGCTGGCCAGCCTGCTGGAGATCTACCCGCAGTTGTCGGTTGACGTGCGGGTGGAAGATGATCCGGTCGACCTGGCGCGGCATGACGTGGATATCCGCGTCAGCTACGGCGATTATCACTACCCGTCGTTGACCGCCATTGCGTTGTTCCATGATCAGGTAGTGCCGCTCTGTGCGCCGGAACTCTGGTATCGCCATGGCAATCCGACGTTCGATCTGTCCCAAGTGCACGAAAGTCTGTTCATCCATACGCAGTGGGGGCCCAATTACGCGTCGCATCCGACTTGGAGCGAGTGGTATGCCCAGCAAGTTGGACAGCCAGCGCCGGACCCGGCGCAGGGGCGCAGATCGGGGTTGTCGAGCCTGTCGATTACCTTGGCGCGGCTGGGCTGCGGGATTGCCTTGGGGCAGAAACTGTTGGCGCAGGCGGATCTCGAAGCGGGGCGGCTGTTGGCGTTGTCGGCTGCTTCGTTGCCGTTGGGGCATGCCTATTGCGCTTTCGTCCCGGCGGATAAGTGCAAGCGTGCGAATGTACAGCGGTTTATCGAGCTGCTGGGTGGGGAGACCCTGGGTAGTACGGGCTCGTCCCGCTGA